In Meiothermus ruber DSM 1279, the following proteins share a genomic window:
- the rpsL gene encoding 30S ribosomal protein S12 — protein sequence MITLPTINQLLRKGRTPVVKKSKVPALKGSPFRKGVCTVVRTVTPKKPNSALRKVAKVRLSSQYEVTAYIPGEGHNLQEHSVVLIRGGRVKDLPGVRYHIVRGIYDTQGVKDRKKSRSKYGTKRPKADAKGAAAKGKK from the coding sequence GTGATTACACTGCCAACCATCAACCAACTCCTCCGTAAGGGCCGTACGCCGGTAGTCAAGAAGAGCAAGGTGCCTGCCCTCAAAGGAAGCCCCTTCCGCAAAGGGGTCTGCACCGTGGTGCGCACCGTCACCCCCAAGAAGCCCAACTCGGCGCTGCGCAAAGTAGCCAAGGTGCGGCTTTCGAGCCAGTACGAGGTTACCGCCTACATTCCTGGCGAAGGTCATAACTTGCAAGAGCACTCGGTGGTGCTGATCCGCGGGGGCCGTGTGAAAGACCTGCCGGGTGTGCGCTACCACATCGTGCGTGGTATCTACGACACCCAGGGCGTGAAGGATCGCAAGAAGAGCCGCTCCAAGTACGGCACCAAGCGGCCCAAAGCCGATGCTAAAGGCGCGGCGGCCAAGGGCAAGAAGTAA
- a CDS encoding SCO family protein, with amino-acid sequence MPRRAIWITLLAGLPLLLAAAAFLVSRDTYQPYGTRLLNARPPEANQFTLTAHDGSRKSLSDFQGKVVLIFFGFVNCPDVCPTTLLELSKVYKALTPAEQARVQVLLISVDPERDTLEKLRNYVTFFSPSFIGLTGTPEQIAEVAKRYGVFYQKSQIKSATEYNVDHTATVFALDPKGQLRLIYGNGKAAETERVVQDVRWLLR; translated from the coding sequence ATGCCGCGTCGAGCAATATGGATCACCCTGTTGGCTGGCCTGCCTCTGTTGCTGGCAGCGGCGGCCTTTCTGGTATCGCGCGATACCTACCAGCCCTATGGAACCCGCCTGTTGAACGCCCGCCCACCAGAAGCCAACCAGTTTACCCTCACCGCCCACGACGGCTCGCGTAAAAGCCTTTCCGATTTTCAGGGTAAGGTGGTTCTGATTTTCTTTGGCTTTGTGAACTGCCCGGATGTCTGCCCCACCACCTTGCTCGAGCTCAGCAAAGTCTACAAAGCCCTGACCCCCGCCGAGCAGGCGCGGGTGCAGGTTCTGCTCATCTCGGTAGACCCCGAGCGAGACACCCTGGAAAAGCTGAGGAACTACGTCACCTTCTTTAGCCCCAGCTTTATCGGTCTGACCGGAACCCCCGAGCAGATCGCCGAGGTGGCCAAACGCTACGGGGTGTTTTATCAAAAATCCCAGATCAAATCGGCCACCGAGTACAACGTAGACCATACCGCTACCGTCTTCGCCCTTGACCCCAAAGGACAACTGCGCCTGATATACGGCAACGGTAAAGCCGCCGAAACCGAACGGGTGGTGCAGGACGTGCGCTGGCTGTTGCGCTGA
- a CDS encoding MazG family protein has product MERLLEIMRRLRGPDGCPWDKEQTHQSLRPYLLEEAAEAVDAISKGHPNEIAEELGDVLLQVAFHSVIAEQEGSFTYSQVEQHIVDKLIRRHPHVFGNVQADTPEAVTANWKAIKAQEGKTAQSICDQVPKSLGALARAAEIQKKMGYTFPGKDQLIGAIEEGRLAEALWLMVAWCREEKINPEILLRERCEESCS; this is encoded by the coding sequence ATGGAGCGTCTACTGGAGATTATGCGGCGTTTGCGGGGCCCGGATGGCTGCCCCTGGGACAAGGAGCAAACCCACCAAAGCCTGCGTCCCTACCTGCTCGAGGAGGCCGCCGAGGCCGTGGATGCCATTAGCAAAGGCCACCCCAACGAAATCGCCGAGGAGCTGGGGGATGTGTTGTTACAGGTGGCTTTTCATTCGGTGATTGCCGAGCAGGAGGGCAGCTTTACTTATTCACAGGTGGAGCAGCACATTGTGGATAAGCTCATCCGGCGGCATCCGCACGTGTTTGGCAACGTACAGGCCGATACCCCCGAGGCCGTTACTGCCAACTGGAAGGCCATTAAGGCCCAGGAGGGCAAAACCGCCCAGTCCATTTGCGATCAGGTGCCGAAAAGCCTGGGGGCTTTGGCCCGGGCCGCCGAAATTCAGAAAAAGATGGGGTACACCTTCCCCGGGAAAGACCAGCTAATAGGGGCCATCGAAGAGGGCCGCCTGGCCGAGGCGCTGTGGCTGATGGTGGCCTGGTGCCGAGAGGAAAAAATCAATCCGGAGATTCTGCTGCGCGAGCGATGCGAGGAAAGCTGTTCCTAA
- a CDS encoding NUDIX hydrolase, translating to MKSDLLKAIVARPPEALSRPEGFVDAAVLLPVWEGQLLFTVRSAHLPHHAAQISFPGGRFDDGESAEQAALREAWEEVGLNPEHVEILGHLNPTLSPFGYRVFPLLGRITQEPQLTPNPAEVDALLWVPIEELLAAPAYAEERTPPPGNRLPNSLGGEFSEMEGQLRRKVWHYPWRGYDIWGVTGNIVHDFLERIRAVRL from the coding sequence ATGAAATCGGACTTGCTCAAGGCCATCGTTGCCCGCCCTCCTGAAGCGCTCTCGAGGCCGGAGGGCTTCGTGGACGCCGCCGTGCTGCTGCCGGTCTGGGAAGGGCAACTGCTGTTTACCGTGCGCAGTGCCCACCTCCCCCACCACGCCGCACAGATTAGCTTTCCCGGGGGCCGCTTTGACGATGGCGAGAGTGCAGAGCAGGCCGCCTTGCGCGAGGCCTGGGAAGAGGTGGGGTTGAACCCGGAGCACGTGGAAATCCTGGGACACCTCAACCCCACCCTCTCCCCTTTTGGGTACCGGGTCTTTCCCTTGCTGGGCCGGATCACCCAGGAACCCCAGCTTACCCCCAACCCCGCAGAAGTAGACGCACTGCTCTGGGTACCCATTGAGGAGCTGCTGGCCGCCCCCGCTTACGCTGAAGAGCGCACGCCCCCACCGGGCAACCGCCTTCCCAACAGCCTGGGCGGGGAGTTCTCCGAGATGGAAGGCCAGCTCCGGCGCAAGGTCTGGCATTATCCCTGGCGGGGCTACGATATCTGGGGTGTGACCGGGAACATTGTGCACGACTTCCTCGAGCGCATCCGTGCGGTGCGTCTGTAG
- a CDS encoding PaaX family transcriptional regulator, which produces MRARSYLFTLYMEYLYPENRAWVGDLIRWMELLNFSEPAVRAAVSRSVKRGWIIPEKEGRRAYYRLSPRVSWQVEKVRERLYSYGAPWDGKWRILVYAVPETKRTVRDRFRNELILLGFGTPAPGVWISPNGSLEAARDLVGFYGLQNYVELFQAERFSSTPPLELIEKSFNLKAAQTRYRAFLAQKPPRAQSAEEAFVRLTHMIHQARKNLFLDPGLPPELTPPGFLGQQAKAQFLELYNQLSRQARPVFEQGLVAAD; this is translated from the coding sequence ATGCGGGCGCGCTCTTACTTGTTTACGCTTTATATGGAGTATCTGTACCCCGAAAACCGGGCCTGGGTGGGGGACTTGATCCGCTGGATGGAACTGTTGAATTTCAGCGAGCCTGCGGTACGGGCTGCGGTTTCGCGCAGCGTCAAACGGGGCTGGATTATCCCCGAAAAAGAGGGGCGACGGGCTTACTATCGGCTTTCGCCCAGGGTGTCCTGGCAGGTCGAGAAGGTACGGGAGCGCCTGTATAGCTATGGTGCGCCATGGGATGGCAAGTGGCGCATTTTGGTCTATGCCGTGCCGGAAACCAAGCGCACCGTGCGGGATCGCTTTCGCAACGAGCTCATCCTCCTCGGCTTCGGTACGCCGGCGCCGGGTGTGTGGATCAGCCCCAACGGCTCGCTCGAGGCCGCCCGCGACTTGGTGGGCTTTTACGGCCTGCAAAACTATGTCGAGTTGTTCCAGGCCGAGCGTTTTTCCAGCACACCCCCCCTCGAGCTCATCGAAAAATCCTTCAACCTGAAGGCAGCCCAGACCCGCTACCGGGCTTTTCTGGCCCAGAAGCCACCAAGGGCCCAAAGCGCCGAGGAGGCCTTTGTGCGCCTGACCCACATGATTCACCAGGCCCGCAAGAACCTTTTCTTAGACCCCGGCCTGCCCCCCGAGCTGACCCCACCCGGCTTTCTGGGCCAACAGGCCAAAGCGCAATTCCTCGAGCTGTACAATCAGCTCTCCAGGCAGGCCCGCCCGGTGTTTGAGCAGGGTTTGGTGGCCGCCGACTAA
- a CDS encoding MATE family efflux transporter — protein sequence MPPILPSAGRLWARRGASLLRSMLAFVAVDTQREIFRIALPVSLESTVQLALGFANQVIVGTLGTATIAAVGLANNVLFIGILCLNTLGAGCAILASRARGRGDEIAVRRIVSFFIGFSALISLVLALPLGLGATPFLRLIGSNPEIAAIGGPFLTLVAFSLPLITLSVVSSAAFRSIGRARIPMIVTIPAIALIPLLSWLFVHPLGMGVVGAALATLVAQGIRAVVLFGLLVGSRWGLRWAWPSLGQGRDLLREVVPLVLPLFITEVVFSGGVFLFALLFERLGTQELAVFQIVSNLESVFITASAGLHYAATVLVAQAIGRADSPGVWLVSRLVWRVGLTSAAIFGLAFALFAFLLPVLYPNTTPQVQEWAFWAILLNALFQPAKVSNFIFFGTLASGGDTRFLLLSDVVTVFVVGLPLAWLLAFPLGLGLWGIFLGRLLGEEAVRLALFLWRYRSGRWFRLEARPAASD from the coding sequence ATGCCCCCGATTCTACCTTCTGCTGGGCGGTTGTGGGCCAGGCGCGGCGCCTCCCTGCTGCGTAGTATGCTGGCCTTTGTGGCTGTGGATACCCAGCGCGAAATATTCAGAATTGCCCTGCCAGTGAGCCTCGAGTCCACCGTGCAGCTAGCCCTGGGTTTTGCCAATCAGGTAATTGTAGGAACCCTGGGTACCGCCACCATTGCCGCAGTGGGTCTGGCCAACAACGTTCTGTTCATTGGCATCCTGTGCCTCAATACCCTGGGTGCGGGGTGCGCCATCCTGGCTAGCCGGGCCCGGGGGCGGGGTGACGAGATCGCGGTGCGGCGCATCGTAAGCTTTTTTATCGGATTTTCTGCACTTATATCACTGGTGCTGGCTCTACCGCTGGGGCTGGGGGCCACTCCTTTTTTGAGGCTGATTGGGTCGAATCCGGAGATTGCTGCCATTGGTGGGCCTTTTCTCACCCTGGTGGCTTTCTCTTTACCCCTCATTACCCTAAGCGTGGTGAGCAGCGCGGCTTTTCGCAGCATCGGAAGGGCGCGCATACCAATGATTGTGACCATTCCGGCCATAGCCCTGATACCGCTGCTGTCCTGGCTGTTTGTGCACCCGCTGGGGATGGGCGTGGTTGGGGCGGCGCTGGCAACCCTGGTAGCCCAGGGCATCCGGGCTGTGGTGCTGTTTGGGCTCTTGGTGGGAAGCCGCTGGGGGTTGCGCTGGGCCTGGCCCAGCCTGGGACAAGGGCGGGATTTGCTCCGCGAGGTGGTGCCGCTGGTGTTGCCGCTGTTCATCACCGAGGTGGTTTTTAGCGGAGGGGTGTTCTTGTTCGCCCTGCTGTTCGAGCGTCTGGGCACCCAGGAGCTGGCGGTGTTCCAGATAGTGAGCAACCTCGAGTCGGTCTTCATCACCGCCTCGGCGGGCCTGCACTACGCGGCCACGGTGCTGGTGGCCCAGGCCATTGGACGGGCCGACTCGCCCGGTGTTTGGCTGGTTTCGCGCCTGGTCTGGCGGGTTGGACTCACCTCGGCTGCCATCTTCGGCCTGGCTTTTGCTTTGTTCGCTTTTCTGCTGCCTGTTCTCTACCCCAACACCACCCCGCAGGTGCAGGAATGGGCCTTCTGGGCCATACTGCTCAACGCGCTGTTCCAGCCGGCCAAGGTTTCCAACTTCATCTTTTTTGGCACCCTGGCCAGCGGGGGGGATACCCGCTTTTTACTGCTCTCCGATGTGGTGACGGTGTTTGTGGTGGGCTTGCCGCTGGCCTGGCTGCTGGCCTTCCCGCTGGGACTGGGCTTGTGGGGGATATTCCTGGGGCGGCTCCTGGGAGAGGAGGCCGTGCGGTTGGCCCTGTTCTTGTGGCGCTATCGAAGTGGGCGGTGGTTCCGGCTCGAGGCCCGGCCAGCGGCCTCTGATTAA
- a CDS encoding aspartate aminotransferase family protein, protein MNPLVWNTEQLIEQDIAHHLHPVTNLHRHKQQGPLVLVEGKGSKVRDSQGKWYLDGFAGLWNVNVGYGRQELVEAARQQMARLAFQPTFFGLATPPVIELAAKMHQLLPHHSHFQFTSGGAESNETAIKIARYYWALSGRPQKTKIISRRMAYHGIAMGALAATGVPAYHADFGPLPPGFLYLSAPLAYRNNPGLSEAGFVAMLAQELEDLILREGPETIAAFIGEPVQGAGGVVPPPEGYWQAIVPILKKYEILLIADEVITGFGRTGEMFAQTTYGFQADITSFAKGITSGYVPLGGVGISPQIFERISAPDRMFMHGFTYSGHPVACAVALANIEIIEREQLWVNAHKRGEQLLQRLKALEAHPHVGNVRGKGLMALVEVVEDKASKKTFDPAKGIGGHLMQVSREKGVIVRCNDTGFAIAPPLVITEQEIDELVNALAETLDEVLGA, encoded by the coding sequence ATGAACCCCCTTGTCTGGAACACCGAGCAGCTCATCGAGCAGGATATCGCCCACCACCTGCACCCCGTCACCAACCTGCACCGCCACAAGCAACAGGGCCCGCTGGTGCTGGTGGAGGGCAAAGGCTCTAAGGTACGCGATAGCCAGGGCAAGTGGTACCTCGACGGCTTCGCCGGTCTCTGGAACGTGAACGTGGGGTACGGGCGCCAGGAGCTGGTGGAGGCCGCGCGCCAGCAGATGGCCCGGCTGGCCTTTCAACCCACCTTCTTTGGGCTGGCCACCCCCCCGGTCATCGAGCTGGCCGCCAAGATGCACCAGCTTCTGCCGCACCACTCTCACTTCCAGTTCACCTCAGGCGGGGCCGAGTCCAACGAGACCGCCATCAAGATTGCCCGCTACTACTGGGCCCTGTCGGGTCGGCCCCAAAAAACCAAGATCATCTCGCGGCGCATGGCCTACCACGGGATTGCCATGGGGGCGCTGGCCGCCACCGGTGTTCCGGCCTACCACGCCGATTTCGGGCCGCTGCCGCCAGGGTTTTTGTATCTGAGCGCGCCGCTGGCCTACCGCAACAATCCGGGGCTTTCCGAGGCCGGGTTTGTGGCCATGCTGGCCCAGGAGCTCGAGGACTTAATCCTTCGGGAAGGCCCCGAAACCATCGCGGCCTTTATCGGGGAGCCGGTGCAGGGGGCGGGGGGCGTGGTGCCACCCCCCGAGGGCTACTGGCAGGCCATCGTCCCCATTCTGAAGAAGTACGAGATTCTGCTAATTGCCGACGAGGTGATTACCGGCTTTGGCCGCACCGGCGAGATGTTCGCCCAGACCACCTATGGCTTCCAGGCCGACATCACCAGCTTTGCCAAGGGCATCACCTCGGGGTATGTGCCGCTGGGCGGGGTGGGCATCAGCCCGCAAATTTTCGAGCGCATCTCGGCCCCCGACCGCATGTTCATGCACGGTTTCACCTATTCGGGGCATCCGGTGGCCTGTGCGGTGGCCCTGGCCAACATCGAGATTATCGAGCGCGAGCAGCTCTGGGTGAATGCCCATAAGCGGGGTGAGCAGCTTTTGCAGCGGCTAAAGGCGCTCGAGGCCCACCCCCACGTGGGCAACGTACGCGGCAAAGGGCTGATGGCCCTGGTCGAGGTGGTGGAGGACAAGGCCAGCAAAAAGACCTTCGATCCAGCCAAAGGCATTGGAGGACACTTGATGCAGGTCAGCCGGGAAAAAGGTGTGATTGTGCGCTGCAACGACACCGGCTTTGCCATTGCCCCACCCCTGGTCATTACCGAGCAAGAGATCGACGAACTGGTAAACGCCCTGGCCGAGACCCTGGACGAAGTCCTGGGCGCCTAA
- a CDS encoding bifunctional folylpolyglutamate synthase/dihydrofolate synthase, producing MTYLEAVEWLFSQSRAGAPRGLSRIRELLERLGHPEAGFSAVHVIGTNGKGSVVAYLEAAFKASGEGYGATTSPHLLDFRERIRTHLGPIPEAEVLRFVEWARGQSFREPVAFFDLTTALAFQHFAQQGVGLAAVEAGVGGALDATNVLPGVRATVLTNIGEDHLETLGGTLEGVARDKAGAIRAGVPVVTGAEGVGLEVIRAIAAERAAPLYVLSEGSPLFELPARPSLRGRFQEQNARLAAAVLRLLGYSDSVIATGLSTAQHPGRMQQLTYQGLPVVLDGAHNPPAARALVEEFEGFHLVFGAFPRKDYRSILHTLLPKARSVRFTYAAKGALRAEELLQAYPAPYFEDPLEALQDAAQIARQDGWPVLVTGSLYLVGEMLRLLQGRVTTDLPATEPV from the coding sequence GTGACCTACCTAGAAGCGGTGGAATGGTTGTTTTCCCAAAGCCGCGCCGGGGCGCCGCGGGGCCTGTCGCGGATTCGAGAACTGCTGGAACGCCTGGGTCATCCCGAGGCCGGGTTCTCTGCGGTGCATGTGATTGGAACCAACGGCAAAGGCAGCGTGGTGGCCTACCTCGAGGCGGCCTTTAAAGCTTCCGGTGAAGGCTATGGGGCTACCACCAGCCCCCACCTGCTGGACTTTCGTGAGCGCATCCGCACCCATCTGGGCCCGATCCCCGAAGCGGAGGTGCTGCGGTTTGTGGAGTGGGCCCGGGGCCAGTCGTTCCGCGAGCCGGTGGCCTTTTTCGACCTCACCACGGCCCTGGCCTTTCAGCATTTTGCCCAGCAGGGTGTGGGCCTGGCCGCGGTGGAGGCAGGGGTGGGGGGGGCGCTGGACGCCACCAACGTGCTCCCTGGGGTGCGGGCCACAGTGCTGACCAACATCGGTGAAGACCACCTGGAGACCCTGGGGGGCACGCTCGAGGGCGTGGCCAGGGACAAAGCAGGGGCCATTCGCGCAGGGGTTCCGGTGGTGACCGGGGCCGAGGGGGTTGGGCTCGAGGTAATTCGTGCCATCGCCGCTGAGCGGGCCGCGCCGCTGTATGTGCTAAGCGAAGGCAGTCCGCTTTTCGAGCTGCCAGCCCGGCCCTCCTTGCGGGGCCGTTTTCAGGAGCAAAACGCCCGTCTGGCTGCGGCGGTGTTGCGCTTGCTGGGCTACAGCGACAGCGTGATTGCCACCGGTCTGTCCACCGCCCAGCACCCAGGCCGCATGCAGCAGCTTACCTACCAAGGCCTCCCGGTGGTGCTGGATGGGGCCCACAACCCCCCTGCGGCCAGGGCCCTGGTGGAGGAGTTTGAGGGCTTTCATCTGGTGTTTGGGGCCTTCCCCCGTAAGGACTACCGCAGCATCCTGCACACCCTGCTGCCCAAAGCCAGAAGCGTGCGCTTTACTTATGCGGCAAAAGGCGCTTTGCGGGCGGAGGAGCTCTTGCAGGCTTACCCGGCACCCTACTTCGAAGATCCGCTCGAGGCCCTCCAGGACGCTGCTCAAATAGCCCGGCAGGATGGCTGGCCGGTTCTGGTGACAGGCTCTTTGTACCTGGTAGGGGAGATGCTCCGGCTGCTACAGGGGCGCGTTACAACCGACCTGCCCGCCACCGAACCGGTTTGA
- a CDS encoding VWA domain-containing protein, with amino-acid sequence MGFEFPLLLLLLLLLPLLAWAYQRRVQEGRSSGHVLYPSLAQLARLSEPRWKRHLSAVLYGLALALAIAALARPQAVVPVPDPTATVIVTIDISLSMRAQDIQPTRFEAAKQEAKNFVRSLPDGIKVGLVSFAGYATLEAEPTTDHQRVIDQIELLQMARRTAIGDGLLESLRAIPKDENGKPLGPSTVVLLSDGRTNSGVDPMEVAPFARDMGVVVHTIGLGRRSNPGDPDQYWGGYWMQFDEETLRAIAEATGGQYYAAGSAEALRQAYRNLGRMVGWKPQRTEISGMFGLLAGVLLASSLLLANLRRQVI; translated from the coding sequence GTGGGGTTTGAGTTTCCGCTGCTGCTGTTGTTGCTCCTGTTGCTGCCGCTGCTGGCCTGGGCCTACCAGCGCAGGGTGCAGGAAGGGCGCTCGAGCGGCCACGTGCTCTACCCCAGCCTGGCCCAGCTGGCCCGCTTATCCGAGCCTCGCTGGAAGCGCCACCTAAGTGCTGTTCTATACGGCCTGGCCCTGGCCCTGGCCATTGCCGCGCTGGCCCGTCCGCAAGCCGTGGTGCCAGTGCCCGACCCCACGGCCACCGTCATCGTGACCATCGACATCAGCCTCTCCATGCGGGCCCAGGACATCCAGCCCACCCGCTTCGAGGCGGCCAAACAGGAAGCCAAAAACTTTGTGCGGTCGCTGCCGGATGGGATCAAGGTGGGGCTGGTGAGCTTTGCGGGCTACGCCACCCTGGAGGCGGAGCCCACCACCGACCACCAGCGGGTGATAGACCAGATCGAACTGCTACAGATGGCCCGCCGGACGGCCATTGGCGATGGTTTGCTGGAGAGCCTCAGGGCCATCCCCAAAGACGAAAACGGCAAGCCCCTGGGCCCCTCCACGGTGGTGCTGCTCTCGGACGGTCGAACCAACAGCGGGGTAGACCCGATGGAAGTCGCCCCCTTTGCCAGGGATATGGGGGTGGTGGTGCACACCATCGGGCTGGGCCGCCGCAGCAACCCCGGCGACCCCGACCAGTACTGGGGCGGTTACTGGATGCAGTTCGACGAAGAAACCCTGCGGGCCATCGCCGAGGCCACCGGGGGGCAGTACTACGCTGCAGGCTCGGCGGAGGCCCTGCGGCAGGCCTACCGCAACCTGGGCCGGATGGTGGGCTGGAAGCCCCAGCGCACCGAAATTAGCGGTATGTTCGGGCTGCTGGCCGGGGTGTTGCTGGCCTCGAGCCTGCTGCTCGCCAACCTGCGGCGCCAGGTCATCTAA
- a CDS encoding nitronate monooxygenase: protein MGVSVSNWRLARTVSMLGQLGVVSGTAMDTVLVRRLQDGDPGGLVRRALAAFPVQRWVKPVLERYFQPEGRRDQPYKRLPMPSRLGDTASQIMHVLGGYIEVFLAKEGHSGLVGINLLTKLQLPTLGTLYGAMLAGVDYVLMGAGIPREIPEVLDKLSAGETASLKIDVTGWTGSEAPRLHFDPREVLGGAQTLKRPHFLPIIASNSLATLLARKVTGSIQGFVIEGPTAGGHNAPPRGAPVFDERGQPVYGERDVVDLEQIKALGLPFWLAGGTGSPEALQEALAQGAAGIQVGTLFAYSQESGFEAELKRRVLEQAAQGAVKVFTDPKASPTGFPFKVAEVEGTLSQPEVYQRRVRVCDLGYLREAYQTPEGKIGFRCASEPIEQYLAKGGELANTEGRKCLCNALLAAVGMGQLQKNGDLERPLITSGDDLERIGRFVRRFGLEYSARDVVAYLLGATAQSQLEAQPAMVHG, encoded by the coding sequence ATGGGCGTTTCCGTTTCCAACTGGCGCCTGGCTCGAACGGTCTCGATGCTGGGACAACTGGGGGTGGTTTCCGGAACCGCCATGGACACCGTGCTGGTGCGGCGGTTGCAGGACGGCGACCCCGGCGGGCTGGTGCGCCGGGCCCTGGCCGCGTTTCCGGTACAGCGCTGGGTTAAGCCGGTGCTGGAGAGGTATTTTCAGCCCGAGGGCCGCCGCGATCAGCCCTATAAACGTCTGCCCATGCCCAGCCGACTGGGCGATACCGCCTCGCAGATTATGCATGTGTTGGGGGGGTATATCGAGGTGTTTCTGGCCAAGGAAGGGCATTCGGGCCTGGTGGGCATCAACCTGCTCACCAAGCTGCAACTGCCCACCCTGGGCACGCTGTATGGGGCCATGCTGGCCGGGGTGGACTACGTGTTGATGGGGGCGGGCATTCCCCGCGAGATCCCCGAGGTGCTCGACAAACTATCCGCTGGCGAGACTGCCTCGCTCAAAATTGACGTAACCGGCTGGACGGGCAGCGAGGCCCCCCGACTCCACTTCGACCCGCGTGAGGTGCTGGGCGGCGCGCAAACCCTCAAGCGCCCCCACTTTTTGCCCATCATCGCCTCCAACTCCCTGGCGACCTTGCTGGCCCGCAAGGTGACGGGCAGCATCCAAGGCTTCGTGATTGAGGGCCCCACCGCTGGCGGGCACAACGCCCCGCCTAGGGGTGCCCCGGTGTTTGACGAGCGCGGGCAGCCGGTCTACGGCGAGCGGGATGTGGTGGATCTCGAGCAGATCAAAGCCCTGGGCCTGCCCTTCTGGCTGGCCGGCGGTACGGGCTCGCCCGAGGCCTTGCAGGAAGCCCTTGCACAAGGGGCCGCCGGCATTCAGGTGGGAACCCTGTTTGCCTACAGCCAGGAATCGGGCTTCGAAGCGGAGCTCAAGCGGCGCGTCCTCGAGCAGGCCGCGCAGGGAGCCGTGAAGGTGTTTACCGACCCCAAGGCCTCGCCCACCGGCTTTCCCTTCAAGGTGGCCGAGGTGGAAGGCACCCTCTCCCAGCCGGAGGTCTACCAGCGCCGGGTGCGGGTCTGCGACCTGGGCTACCTGCGGGAAGCCTACCAGACGCCCGAAGGCAAAATCGGCTTTCGCTGCGCTTCCGAGCCCATCGAGCAGTACCTGGCTAAAGGGGGTGAGCTCGCCAACACCGAGGGGCGCAAGTGCCTGTGCAACGCCCTTTTAGCGGCGGTGGGGATGGGCCAGCTACAGAAAAACGGCGACCTCGAGCGGCCCTTGATCACCAGCGGCGACGACCTCGAGCGCATCGGCCGCTTTGTGCGCCGGTTTGGCCTTGAGTACAGCGCACGGGATGTGGTGGCCTATCTGCTGGGCGCCACAGCTCAATCCCAACTGGAAGCCCAGCCGGCGATGGTTCATGGGTAA
- a CDS encoding uracil-DNA glycosylase has translation MSLEALYAQLTACRACPRLVVWREQVGREKRAAFRHTPYWAKPVPGFGDPKARILIFGLAPGAHGSNRTGRPFTGDASGDFLYPALYQAGLANQPTSSHLDDGLALEGVYITAAVRCAPPKNKPTPLELRTCAGWTAQELALLPHLRVYLALGQIAHQALLAYHGLPRAHHPFRHGGEYRVGERVLLSSYHVSRQNTQTGKLTRPMFEAILERAKALAEIG, from the coding sequence ATGAGCCTCGAGGCCCTCTACGCTCAACTCACCGCCTGCCGGGCCTGCCCCCGGCTGGTGGTCTGGCGGGAGCAGGTCGGGCGGGAAAAACGCGCGGCATTCCGCCACACCCCGTACTGGGCCAAGCCCGTGCCAGGCTTTGGCGACCCCAAGGCGCGGATTTTGATTTTTGGACTGGCCCCTGGCGCCCACGGCTCCAACCGCACCGGGCGGCCTTTTACCGGCGATGCCTCGGGTGATTTCCTGTACCCGGCCCTCTACCAGGCCGGGCTGGCCAACCAGCCCACCTCGAGCCACCTGGACGATGGCCTTGCGCTCGAGGGGGTGTACATCACCGCAGCGGTGCGCTGCGCCCCGCCCAAAAACAAGCCCACCCCGCTCGAGCTCCGCACCTGCGCGGGCTGGACAGCCCAGGAGCTGGCCCTCTTACCCCACCTCCGGGTCTACCTGGCCCTGGGCCAGATCGCCCACCAGGCCCTGCTGGCATACCACGGCCTGCCCAGGGCTCACCACCCCTTCCGGCACGGCGGCGAGTATCGAGTGGGGGAACGGGTTCTGCTCAGCTCCTACCACGTGAGCCGCCAGAACACCCAGACCGGTAAGCTAACCAGGCCGATGTTCGAGGCCATCCTCGAGCGGGCCAAGGCGCTGGCCGAGATCGGGTAA